aaatacgtAGGTTGAAGATTAAAACAGTAGATGTAGTACTTAAGTCGAAagattttaaagtcttttaacGACGAGGaaaagaaactttaaaaaagggTTATGCGATACAGCGTACAACGCTTAAATATCGCGTTTTACTCGCGGTTGCTCTTAGAGATTTTGCAAATCGCAACGTATACAGAAAGAACCTTTCTCGATATAGATCTCGATAGCAAACGGAAAAAGATACGcttgaaaagttgtttttttcgctacagttttgattttcaagtagTTTACGCAACTCTCAGAACAGTTATAGCAGTAGTAGGTAGATGATTTTGTTTAGAATTTACAACATTTATTAGTTTGACCCGCCCCGTTTCCTAGTACATGTTTTCtcccaaaaattcttttttatcaCAAAATATGCCCAATTTTTAACGGTCACAAGAAATGACTCCCAGCATCTGCTctaaacatcaaaaatttacctcgtATGGCATTCGTGTATCgtgtgattattattttttgccgcCGAACATCCTCCATCGTCGTCCTTCTCAGGCAAACACCAGCCAGGCCATGAAGATCAGTGCCACGTACAGAAAAATCTGCGACAGGAACTGATCCTCGTCGAACTCGCGCGTATTCTCGTGCGGTGGATTGGTGGCCCGGAAATCTCCGAAATTGAGCGTCGACGTGAAGAACCCGAATGGGAAGGCTCCGATGCCGAAGGACATGGAAAAGCCACCATCGCCGGTAAAACCCTGGAATCCTTGCGGTTGTTCGGGTTCCGTACGCTGCCCGGCCGGTCTCGGGGGAACCGTTTTTCTAAAAACACGCGTCAAAGTGATCTTAGTAACATATTTCTTCTGATGCAAAGTTGCATAAACATAATTTCTTACCGTGGATCCTCCTTGCTTCCACCTCGTCCATACAGCGGGATAACCTTCTCCTTGCTGATCGACGATTTACAAACCGGACACGTGTTCCGGTACCCGTTTATCCACTGGTGAATGCAGGGCCAGCAGAACAGATGACCGCACATGCTAACGACCGCATCCTTGGCCGTATCGAGACAGATGTTACACTCAAACACGGTTTCCTCCTTCTTCTCTTCGTCACTGCCATTGTCGCCAGAGGTGGAATTGGATTCGAGATTGATTTTGGATTTGCCACTGCTGGTCGAGGGACCACTACTGCTACTGTCCGGGATCGAGTCTGAAGAAGAAGAGGGTTGCTTGGCCGTTGGATCTGTCGTTTTGCTACTGCTGCTAGATGGCGTTGGACCATCCCGGTCTACGTTCGATGACGATGCTGTCGGGTTCAGATCTTCCAAACTCGGTGCCGATGGCACCGGAGGCGGTTTACTGTCCACTGTGGAGGCCATGAGGGCTGCTAGAAGAAAGGAGGAAAAATAAACGGCTTTTAGTATTCGATTTAATAGTTATGCTTCAGCTTATCAATTATAGTTGCAATTGTGTGTCCTTATCTAAAAGCACGTGCAAGCGAAGATCGTACTTTAGCTCCATCTATTGCAGAGaaagaaactttgaaaatttcatttggaatttaaaaaatttgcgaaTTTTCCCTCTGAtgaattaaaagattttagttagcCTTGAGAAAGTGTATCAGCCCTTTAATTCATAATTTCTCTCCTACGCAAAGTTCCTCAATGCAATCCTGAATAGATATATTACATattctattttgaaaacaacagcTTCTTATCGCACCTtatcataaaaacaaaacatgcctTTCGACGAAAAAGGAAATTTGCAGCAGATTAGTGGGTGCAAAGTAGGGCAATTATTCTTCTTTTTCCATTTGGTTTACAAATGCGTTTCAAAATTATCGATAGGCTCTGATGATAACACTTTTTGTTCTACATACAAACATACCACCGTTTCTTATACATATGAGAGTGGTGCAGCAGCCTTGCTATTCTCTGATTGTGGACACAAACGACCTGATAAGACGTATGGTTGGATCACTAACTTATGCCTTCCTACATGGTAATCCGACCGTAAAAGTTCGAATATCCAAAAATTTCTAACGAATTATTCGAACATAAATCATATCCAAACATTAGTGTGGTAGCGAAAAGTGCCATGTGAAATTTCAAGAACTGATcacatttattttttgagttaccCACGATCTGGGTGCAAAACTTCAGCTCAATGGGACTTTATTTGGGGGTGCCTCCTGCAAAGGCTTCGTACCGCAAGTTtcaatgtgccgggataaggaagGAGGCATCCTGGCGGACAATCGTGAGCTGATCAGGAGCCaacgtagccaacgacgtagaggagccactcccaacgataaGTGAAGTTGAGGaaaccattcgccagctgaatagcgcAACATCTGCTGGGTGGCATcacagctgaactcatcaaaatggccCCGAACTAGTTGGCTGATCGCCTACACtggttgatggtccggatctgggaaacagaacagctaccggaggagtgaaaggagggggtaatatgccccatatACAAGAAAGGCGACAGATTGGACTGTgaaaactaccgagcgatcactgtccttaATGCCGCCTACAAAATGCTGCCCCGAATCCTACCTCGCCACCTTACGCCagaagcaaacagattcgtgggaagtcggcctgatgacttcatGGAGAGACGGTTTacgatcttcacattacggcaaatcctccagaAATGCCGTGAACGCCAAGTcgctacgcaccatctattcatcgacttcaaagccgcatacgacaatCGATCGTGACGAGCTATGAAAAATCATGGAcaagaacggcttttccgggaagctgaccagactgatcaaggcgacgatcgatggaacgcagtgctgtgtgcggaggCTGAATTGTCGAATTCATTCGaattcattcgaatcacgcagggggCTTCCACAAGGCGATATTTTATTCTGCATGATATTCAATGTGgcactagaaggtgttattcgaccagcgatgggcgaaatgcgggcacaattttcaacagatccagtcaactcaCCTTCTTTGCTGACGACATTGGTGTAGTCGGCAGATCTACCGCAAATTTAAACGTGGAGTACGAAGGATTGTGTTAATGATTAATACgaccaagacgaagtatatgctggcctgcggatccgagatcgaccgaacccgcttgtcctgtaataacaaggtcacaatcgacggcgacgagctggagatagtcgaagactttgtctatctggGCTCACTGATGACCGCATTCAATGACatcagccgtgagatccggggGCAAATGATCAGCGTAAGtggtgcctactatggactccacaagcaactgagGTCGAGAAgccttagccctcgcacgaagtgtaacctgcacataacgctcattagaccggttgttctctacgggcacgagacatggatattgctcgaggaggacctgcgtacactcggagtattcgagcaaaAGAATGACTACTGGAAACATGATAAAATATGTTAATTCCCAAAATAACGGAACTTCTATGCAAATGTTTAACGAGGCACAAATATTTATGAGTATTTTTCGAATTGGAAACACCGGAAACCGGTTGTCCGGTTGATGGATCCTTTGAAAGTCAAAGGAGTCCAACTTCTGCAGACGTTTCCATTCAccgacatacatacatattagaCCGCTGCGAAAATGACCTTTTGCTACCATATGTTTTTCCGATTCCGTTTGGGTCACCAAGTGACCATCAGTGTAAAATTAGAGAAAATTTGGTCGATTCCTGAGTTAGTgaaacgcgtttcaatttttgtatgaaattttgtatgaaatttgtatagaagaagaaatttttgcatatttaatcatccagaaaaattcaaataagcttgaaatgaagttggtcttttatttttgttttgcctattcctaagcttcattttttgtcagCATGGCAAGTAGCTACGTGtttcatggaaaaagttataaccatttcaaaaaaataatctgaatccattcaaaagtattttaaaatggcacgctaaaattgaaaaaagtaatgtatgtatgtatgtgtgtatgtatgtatgtataagaacccaccagtggctgataggtctttcgacccgaggcggtacgggaagactcgatcgcacattcaaatattgttaatacttgactcatcaacaataattgcagcacaacaaagtggtccgttaccactggtttgggacaggtttgactcatttCACTTTCTTCCAACTGTTCGTAACAAATTAAGAATCCGGAAAAGGTACCTAAGTAACCTActcatgattcaaaatttaccgagatactccggctggcttgaacccacaatccattgtatatcagtcttccgatcgtttgatgtcctgtccgatccccccactaaaccccagaatagagttaagctattttaatacacaatcaaaataatatttacatattttcacTCATGTTTTATCTCTTACCTTGTTACAATTCGCCATTCCCTTTCATTGTTGTACTTACCCATGTGCCCCTATTGGAAGAATTCTTATTATcatgtaaaaaaacaattttttaggcTGCTTATAAAATCACAGTGCTTCAAAACTATTTAATCGCAGCATGCCGAATTTGCTATCACTGTTGTGAGATCCGAGAAATTCACTTTCTCACCCCAGCACAACatatacattagactgagtcgatttggggtcatttttgaatttctcaaaccctggggtctcaaaagcttcgttttggtccaaaacacatccatgattttttgcagaattttcaagtaatgtttacatgagtaaatttggacttttaggtttgtatgggaaaattgaatattttgtactgaaaaatcaacatcatttttgtttcttctgtgcaaccgagcctgctaatggtttttgtgccaatttataaaattcctaaaagaaattttccgctgaacaactttgtcgaagaccgtaaattcgaatcttattagacaaaaaagttattagctgtttaactggggtatgtcttttggcattgataaacaataaattcaattgacaccactgcttgtgccccgcgaagtattgcttgaaaagtagtcatggaatacctcgcaaggcacacaacagtggtgtctattgaatttattgttcatcaatgccaaaagacatacctctgttgaacagctaataacttttttgtctaataagatacgaatttacggtcttggacaaagttgttcagcggaaaatttcctttaggaattttataaattggcacaaaaaccaccagctggctcggttgtacagaaggaacaaaaatgttgatttttcagtacaaaatattcaatttttccatacaaaccgaaaagtccaaatttactcatgtaaacgttacttaaaaaatctgcaaaaaatcatggatgagttttggaccaaaacgaagcttttgagaccccagggtttgagaaattcgaaaatgaccccaaatcgactcagtctaatatacattcctttaaaaatcaaattcaaatgccGAATTTAACACCATAATCTGCCCGATTTCAGAATCCATGGACCATCATTGAA
This sequence is a window from Uranotaenia lowii strain MFRU-FL chromosome 3, ASM2978415v1, whole genome shotgun sequence. Protein-coding genes within it:
- the LOC129750630 gene encoding E3 ubiquitin-protein ligase RNF185-like; this translates as MASTVDSKPPPVPSAPSLEDLNPTASSSNVDRDGPTPSSSSSKTTDPTAKQPSSSSDSIPDSSSSGPSTSSGKSKINLESNSTSGDNGSDEEKKEETVFECNICLDTAKDAVVSMCGHLFCWPCIHQWINGYRNTCPVCKSSISKEKVIPLYGRGGSKEDPRKTVPPRPAGQRTEPEQPQGFQGFTGDGGFSMSFGIGAFPFGFFTSTLNFGDFRATNPPHENTREFDEDQFLSQIFLYVALIFMAWLVFA